In the Telopea speciosissima isolate NSW1024214 ecotype Mountain lineage chromosome 6, Tspe_v1, whole genome shotgun sequence genome, GACACCACCGCCAacacaacaacaaaataaacaatTTCTGATTAATAAGTGATatttcaagtaattgtttctaaaatctattccaagaatacataccaaacacacaCCTACATAACAAGAGAGTAGAAAGAGGGAAGACAAAACTGAAGAGAACCTCACCTGGAGCATTTTGATAACATTGCTAGCACCAAAAACCTTGTGAACCACAACAAAGTTATCAGCTTTCTCAGCAGGAAAATAAGGAGCCAATAAACAGTCACTCCCGCATCTCCGACGAAGCATCCGGCAAGCAGCACAGGGTTGATTAATCTTCGGCCGTGCCGGCATTTCCATATCCATACTTTATAACAActtaaaaaaaagattaattttttgttttgataaattTGATACCCAAATCAAATGTGTATGATTTTATGTTGTACGttctatatatatagagagagagagagaaagagaagggaaggccTGAGCCCACCAGAAGGACGTCTGAAATTTCTAACTCCCAAAGATGTTGACAGGAGTGGACTGTTTGTATGAAGGAAAAGCTTAAAATTCAAAGTTTTTAGTGCACGAGGGTTAAGGTGGTGATGGCTGCTGCTACTTAACGACAGCTTTAATGGTGGGTACGTGTGTTGAAAATACTGTAATGTCGTTTGAAATCTGTACAGTTTAATGTCGACCATGTATTTGTTTTGTGGTTCCTTAATCCTTAGCCACGTCCATAATTTGATAAACCCCCATGCCATGAAATTAATTatccttaaaagaaaaaaaaaaccataaaagtaCACAACATTGAAGTCTCTGTTGCAGAGAAGAActtgttcttttcctttttgtgttTAAGCAAAGAAGTGAATTGAGGCTGAGGTGGCACTGTACAATTAACCCCATGACATAGGGGTCAATTTCCAGCGGGAACCGATTAGACCAATCAAAATTGACCAATTCAGTCatgttatgtgtctaatgggacCCATTTTAATGTATGAGTGTTAAATTGTGCCAGATTAAAatgggataggttaaaaggGTTTGATTTATCGCGTTCCATCTACTCTAGAGTTTTTGGAGTATCGGTCAAATACcaaacatttggtatcagagccagtcACTATGTCATGGGTTCAAATCACGACAATGACTACCAAAGAGAATATAGCTGTAcctagagtagagtgaaagctgtCAAGAAAACGCTACCTACCACCACTCAAAAATCCTGGAACAGAGTGGAGCcccttggaaagggctacctactaCCAAACGACGGCTGTGGAAGCGTGGTGGTCTATTATGTAATGGAGCCCACTTTAGTGTATGATCGTCAGATTATGCCAGTCTAATATGTGATAATTTAAAGAGCTTGATTTAAcacgttccatcagctctggtGCTTTTGGCGTAtcaatcaagtacctaacaagTCCAAACCGAACCTTCATTTTGGGGTCTTGCAAAATCaatagaaattgaaaccaaactggACCAGATAGCACCTTGATAAGACCACATTATGTCCACCTGATAAAAAAACCTATCCAAACTGTTTCGAAACCAGAACCGATTTTAGacttaacggtttggtttcaaCTTGATCTATTATCAGTCCAAAACTGGACCAAACcgactgattgacacccctaaaatCCCCATGGATTCTACTTACTCTTCATTAGGTAGTAAGGAGTAGGGAACTGGGCTGCTACTATGTATAGTGGTTCAGCTACTTGTGTCTATTTTAGACTTGGCTGAAACACAAACAAGGTAGCCAACCAAGATTTACTACTGTTTAATTTGCTGAAAAATTAAACAATGACTAATGGAAGGCCCTTATCCATAAGGAACAAAAggataataattaaaaatagaagaCAGAGACAAAGAATACTAGCTTATTCTTTATAAGACAGAAATGGAAGCCTAACCCTAAGGAATTAGATATataatctagtaattagtcatgaactgatcAGAATAATGAATTGGAGTCCAGCACAAATCTAAAGTCCAATTGATTTGATCGATTAATTGTCAAATTTGGCCATCTCAAAACAACGGATTAATGGAGAAAATATTGAGTTCCTACGGCTCCGTTAAGttgcaagaaaataaaggaaagggaagtgaaatcaaattatgattaaaaaagtttctattttctttttaaaccgCAAATTGCTAATCTTTGTAGAAGGCAAaccaaaattctgttttggagtCTAATGTGCATGTGGGAATAACCTCTTcccaaaacaacaacaaaaatggattaattacatCTAGGGTATCAAAAGTTTAGAGAAATTACGTCTGGTATACTTCATGTTTCATAAATATTATGTTTGAGATATTTCACGATTCTTAAATGTTATGTTTGGGTCATCgtttttatttcatatttctAATACTACCCATCGATGGTAATTTTTGGTGATACTTTTTTCCTCTCCTTCGATAGATTAGCTGTAGTACCAACCCATagtgggaaagaaaaagaaaaagggggagagaatAAACCAAATCAAACATTAATATACAATTTCTATAAGTCAAAAATCAACACATCTTCCATTCGAGAAGTGGTAGTATGAGCAAagttaaaaatatgaaaaaagatACCTCAAAAatatctctattttttttgataCAGTTGTCAAGGGCCTATTGGCCATCAAGGCCCGTAAGGACGCAAGAAAAGACCCACAAGGGATCAATAGGGTATCCACATGGGCTcaacttcttggaaagcaaataAATGTGGATTTGGTGTCGCTGAAGAGATTTGAACTACTGATCAAGCTCCTGATGCAATTCTCCCAAGAGCGTAGCGGACCACCAGGGTCAAATATAATATAAGGGAAGAGGGTTTTCATGCACAAAGGcataataagagagaaaattacAATGCGTCAAATGGTAGGCTTTTAGTCATTTTGGCCCCCTACTGTCCCATCTCACAGTTGGTGGTTGACTGTGCACAGTGCCCAGCTTGTCACTAGACCTTTTGCCTTTTGCCTAAAACATATCAAAGATGAAATATCTCAAGTAGAGTTTCTTTAAACATTGGATATTTCAGGTGTAATTTCATCGTTGGAGTATAGTTGGTAGCATTATTGATCCAGAAATGTAGGAGGGCAACTTTATATTCCATGAGGCCCAAATGGAATCTGAGACATGTGGTAAGTTATTGAAGTCTTTAAACCCCATTCTCTGTGAGGCTGTTCTGATACATTTACGTCATAATCAAGCAGAGGAGAAGCAGGGGAAGAGCAAATGCCGTCACACGTACCCATGGGATACACTTGGCAGGTTCCTCATTTCTGGTTTCCTCTCTGATTGGAGAAATTAATTGGAAGTTAAAAGTTggaagttggaagttggaaccctTAGCCACCACAATTCCAATGATCTCTCAATGACGATAAGATGTTTGATAAAAATACCCGTGTTAAAGTTTAACTCAAATACATGGAAGTAACATCAGGTTCGACTTTTCTTgcctcctctttctttcttttcttgttgaGAAAACATGAAATCTTTGCGATTCCGATGGTGACTTGGCCCCGTGTACTGTTTGTGTTTCTCCATGACTAGTCTTGCTGTTAGGATTTGGGACTTGGAAGAGACAGTACGAGCTAAGTCCAAAATGCTCACTATTTATTGGGTTATCCTCTATTTTATATGGATTCCATAAgacgtaaaaaaaaaaaaaaagtgcaaaaatgcaaGACCCCAAGGAAGGCAAGTGGCAGTTGGTTCTGATAGTTGTTTTTCTGTAACAACTTGCTCACTGCGGCAATTAACAAACACTTGGGTGTCTATTTTGATGAAATCGAACCAGTGAGACCTGGACTGAATTGGGTGTCTCAATCCCATCCCGGGTTAAAACAAGGAATCAGGATCTGAATTGGATCAAGTCGATTTCAATTTGATTCCATTCTGGATTGGCCAGAATCGATCGAAATTGGCCAAATTCTGCCTGAATCCTAGAAACCCAGATGGATCATCAGATCTAGAACAGCAAGAATCGAGATCAGGGCCATCAGGATCTGGCTCAACCAAATCCGATTTGAATTGGGATCAGACTTGGCCGACTCACCCGATCTGATTCTAATTTTTAAATCCCTAATCCCATCTAAGATCACAGTGGTGAAATTTCAAAAAGTGTTTTGACATTCTGGGGTTAACCTAGGGTGGACCTGCCAGTCCAAATGGGTTGCAATGGAAACTTCAATCAATCTATGTCGTAGTTAAGAAAGTAACAGAATAAGGGGCAACTAACCTCTTCcacatttacccaaaaaaaaaacccttctacTTACATTAAAGTCTTTCCTAATGTCAAATCCACTTCCTACTTTCTTTGAATCAACCTTATGGTTTCTCAATATGTGAACTATTTTacccatataaaaaaaaaaaaaaaaaaaaaaaaaaaaggaagagaagggtttCCTACTACACTAGTGCGAAGAATCTTTCACACCACATCAATGGCTATGCGAAGAATGATATAATCTATATATGAGTTCACATAGTTAAGGTaagagagagaattttttttttgaaaaaagcaCCCTTGTAAGAAGGTAATAATAGTacacgagagagagaaagagagactatTGGTCAATGGTCATGACTCATAATTACGTGTTTTATACATTCCCTCGTCATCACAGGGTTAGATAAACCCATGGGCTAAATTGGCTCCATTTGATTACAAAGGAACTAAAGAGAATATTTAACATGATTGTCTAAACTACTTtaattttttaccatatttagtaatgatgtatttggatgtaattttattctatttttcaaaTCCAAGAGATTTAGATTAGGGAGTTTTTATAACCAAATATAGAATAATTAGGAATTAGTAATATAATCATATTACAAGCATTTCTTTTCTATGTTTGAAAATTCACTCCCTTTATCTCTAATTTcacttgcaaccaaatggagcctacATATCTCGATCCAGCTCAACTGATCCCTCTACGATAATTAGGGTTAGGGAATTTTTGGGCCGACACACAGTTACTCATCAATCTTGATCAATTCCAATCCagatcaaatcaaaatcaattagATCAATCCGGATCCGGATCCCAATTCCAGGTTTTTAAACCCTGATCCAGAACTTCAATGGGTCAAGGGTAGGTGAACTGTCAAGAATGGAATTGGAAATCATCCAACCATCACCAGCACCAAACAAGTTGTCACCTCACATAGACCGAGCTTGTAGGTTCACCAATTCAAACCAGACAGCTCTACTTTTTAGCATAACATCAAActcttttttgttcttattgTGAACTTTGAGTTGTGATGATagaattctctttttcttttctgaaagAACAACTTAAAGGGTTGAGAAGTGAGTATTATTGGTGATATAAAATCaattaatcaatcaatcaatgaaCTCACCAGTCATTATTTCCTTGGAGAGAATCATAGGAGGAAAGAAAGTCAAGAGGGTTATCCTATCCTCAGGACCTCAGCAGTCAATACAAAATGAAGGAGTgggttttggagtttggactgtTTCATTCAAAGTCTTTGAGAGTTTTGAGTAATGCCCAGAGAAAAATCAATTAAGTAGGCTTCCCTAGTTGAAAGGGAAGTGACTTTTTCTCCTCTGTGTAATTGTGTCTACAAGGGAATCTTCACCATTTTGAAACTTTGGTTTAAATTGAGAAAAGGGAGCTTTTAAGCTTCTAGAATCCCTCTTTGAAGTCACTCCTACTTTCCTGGAAGAAGGGAGCTGAGCTTCTAATTTCATCATTTGATCATGACACACAAATACACCACAAATTAAGGATTTTAAACTCCGATTTGGGGTTGAGTCGAATCGGTCCCTAGCTATTTTGATATAATCGGCTGAAATTGACCaacccaaaaaccttagaatcggTCCCTCAGATATGAAAACCCAATGACCCAGTCCCAAAGCCCTAGAATATTCAGAATTAGGATCAGTCAAaccaattctgatttttgaaacagTTTTACAGACTGATGAAGCCCCAAAACCCCCAAGATTTGGGCAGTCCAAGGAAATGATTTTGTTTATAGGATGCATAAATATCCAGTTTTCAGGTTTCTCTCACGAGTATTATTTTGATTGCGATTTATATGATTTTATCGTAGAAATTTGCGATTTATCAGTTTTACAGACTGATGAAGatagaatctcttcacccaagGTGATATGACGCTGCAATTAGACTTATGGAAAAGTGAACGTCATCATTAACTCACTCTATGTACGAAGATTTGAAATACTCTTTATTAGTCCAATCTGAGGATCAAACCCCGTGGATTAAAAGGCTCTCTCTTCGccatgggtgaaagaaaactcaatTCATAAACAAATTTATTACATAAGAGGCTGCAATCTATTTTGGAATTGGAACAGAATCAGATTGGAAAGAGACTATTTGTATATGTGTGTGGTTTCAATTTGATATATGGAATGCAAACATCAACTGGCCTTTCTTGGGCGGTATCTACATTCAATCCAAACAAGGCATGACTCATGAGTCATCTCCACCTCAAGTATTAGACTTTTGGTGCTGAGAGTTTTCAAGTGGAACCTGCTTGTGGTCGGTGCAGACAAAATTGCCTAACCAAAACTGGTGAGAGTCATGCTTGTTTGTGTTATCACTGCAGGAATTTCGGAGATCTTATCTTGTATCAGCTTTCTTTGCTTGCTTGTATTAGGGAGTAGGGGAACTTCCTTGCTATTTGTTTTTGGACTTTCTTTATTCATGTCTCTTTCTTGAGTTGTAGTTGAGTACTAATTTGGATTTTAGACACTTAGGCCAATGGGTTTTGAGCACATGTTTAATTTGCAAGATTCCCCAACAATGTCTCTCCCTTAGGGATTGTTTGGTTGTCAATGGAGAAACTActattggttttttatttatgaattaaGAGGGATGTTAGTTCCGTGGTCAGCTTGAAATGGAGGATAAGGTAGTCAATGAGATAAAAGAGGCACTTATTCTTGCTACAGAATGAACAATGGTTCCATTCTAATCATTCAAGATGGATCTGATGAAAACCAATGATCGATTTAAAACCCTCTCTATGATCTGATAAAAACCATTTGTCTGAAGCATGTCATTTATAATTAAGCTACAAAAACATTCAGATTTCAATTGGCTTGATTATTCAAGTTAAAGACTCGTCTGGAGTTTGTACTACACATAATTGGAACTGTGGCTTGTATCTCTTGTAAAGGATTCAAGTTTTAAAATCTGGATCTCATAAAATAAGCCAAGAACTGGACTGTCCACTGGGTCCTCCCCGGCAGAACAACCCCCTACTTGGTGCCTTCATGCAGGACTTCAAGATTTTAGTATCTGGGCAAGAAGCGCAAAAGATGAGAGCTGAATTTTTCTATTCCAAACAGGGAAAATTGGTTACAATTGGCAGAGTGTCACTATCAAATTAATTTACTATTTCAACCTACTTGGTACCTTTAATTTACAAGTCTCTGCTACAAGCCTACACACTTTACAATGTGTTTCCTCCTAAATCACCAGAGCTCTCAGACATCGCAACTATGTCATACACGAACAGTCTGATCACACGTCCACCAGACAATCTTGAGACATCCATACACTCATGCCAGTCTGCATCGCAAGCCAGCAAAACCCACTCATGGTCGTCATCTAGATACTTGATATCAAATGAACCCACCTCCAACTTCAGCCGCTTTGCCACTTCCTCTTTCAACTTGACCATACCAGAAGTCAGAGAGAGCCGAAACCTAATAATATCTTCTCTGTAAGTTGCCTTGATGGTAATTGTTCCAATTTCTAGGTTTGCTGCAACATGTGGCATCTTGTGAGAGAAAGGAGTCATAGTCTGCCATGAGGCTTCATCAGAACGTTTGATACAACTAGTATCTGCGACCTGCTCATCCAGACAAAACTCTGCTGTTGAACCACAGAAGTATCTCAAGTCTTTGGACCTTCTTGCATCCTCTATTACCATTCCACCTAATGGTGCTTGCTGTTGTGTACTGATAGTAGCATCAGGGACAGAGTAGGCAGCAGGTGGAATTGTGTGTGTCAGTTGACATGCCCAAGCTGATGATATTCCGATATTGACACCTTCTTGGATGGAAGAAACAAATGGTCCATTAAACTGTGCAGTTCCATTGACAGGGCTACCTTGGCATGAACCATGAGAATTATGGGTGTCCTCGCTCTCCGCTACTGATCCACTTATTGTTTTAGAGACATTGGACTCAGTGGGACTCGAACAATACTCTGTGACAACCCCATTTTGCTTATGAATGAGCTCCTGACGAGCCAACATTCCATTCCCGTCAATTATTTGATCCCTAATGTCACCATGCCCATCGCTTTCTGGTGTAATGTAGGCCGGTAATGTAGTGTCCCTTCCCCCCTGATCAGAAGGCTTAGAACCTGGCAACAGTTGATTGGGTCCATTAAAGTTGGCAGGCCAAGAAATGGAACCAACTGCAACAGGAATTGGACTTGCCACGAGAGAAGTCATACTGAATGCTCCTTCAGCACCTTGGACAGATTCAATGACATGTTTCAGCTTGTTTAGAGAACGATTAACCTTGTTAATCTTGCGAGAAGGCCAACGGGAAATTCCATGCTGCCTACAGATTCGTTTCATGGTAGTAGGGCAAACTGTAAAACCAAGAACCAAGTCAAGATAATAGCATGTCAATCACCGACACCAATCAAACTTTTATATAAGAATTTAAGCCGTTGACAtgaaagaggggagggggaggaacaTGTGAGCAAGATTACAAAGCAGCAGCACTATAAGCATAGTTTATAGTCAAGATTCATCTCTATCCCCCAGATCAGGAGTTGGTCTGAACTCCCCCAGTGCTTTTCCATTGTCAATCCCAAGCCAATATAAAAGAGGCAGATGCATCACAGTAGCAGTCGGAATTCAAAACCTCTAGTCAGACCTATAGATCCTAAAAACCCATTATTAGTGGTATGGTGCAAGTCAAAAACTTAGAAGACTTTAAAGGACAAGGGGAAgccaaaaaacctgcaactaagcAGTGAGAAAGCTTGGTGAATTGAGTTGACTGTATCACCAGGAGTTGGTCCCCAACCCAAATGAAGGTCTCTCGCAACTAAGCTTGAGAGTTTCCCAAGGTTGGGACCCAACTCCTGATGTTCAATGGGAAACAAGTTCTGTGAGGCATTGAGGGACTTCTAAGACAGTTTGGGGCTGCTGACTTGGCCAGTTCAGCCCCTATTTGAAGATGACTCAGTTATAGAATAGTTCAGGGGCTCTCCTGCTCATTTGATTAGGAACGCTGAATCAATATACCATTTACGTAGTTATCAATAACAGCAATAATCTAAGCAGATGAACAGGCCAAATCAGGGGGAATAGAAAGGGTAGCAATTCAGCCGACCTGAATCCAGACTGATAAATACTTAGGTTTGGCCTGTTAGCTAGATCATTAAACAAGTTGAGCTAGGGCATGGGTGCCAGACCCAACGGACTAGTGTTTCACATTTGGTTCCAGCCATAGCCCAACCCACCCAATTTGAGGTGGTTTATGCATGTCCAACGCAGGCCACTAAATGCCTAGCCCCTATCTACCTAAAAATAGGTGGGTTCAGAGTGGATGGACAGCCCAAGGCACCCTAGCTCAACTTGCCCAAGTGCCACCCCTAGTTGGGGATTTGATGTATTGTGGGGCATATCCAATTacctagatagggtaaagcaaATCTCGTCACCTATCTGATGAATGCGGTCCCGATCCATTCTTTATTTAATGGAGAGTTATTTGTAAATAGAATGTAACTCACCACCAAGACTCTTTGCAGCATCTTTAAGACTCCCAGCAAAATATTGTTGGAGGACCTCTAAACTGATTGATTTCTCCGTCTTCCCACGTCTTCTCTCCAATGTTCTCTTCGTGACTTTATTGTCAGAGAAAGCAACAGCAGTGTGGCTTTCATCAGTAATAACCAGACTCTCTCTATCCTTCAGAGCATAATTGTCTAATACACACTGTTCTAATGGATTTGActgcaccacctccaccatatTCTGTGAGCCATTGTGCCCCATAGGCGATTTAGTGCTAGGGGATACTTGAATACATTCAATTTTGGAGTTGAGTTTCTCGTCCGGAGACTTTTCAATAATTTCAACAGATCTGTACTCCTCTTCCAGTTCTTTTCCAGAAGCAGTCCTCAAACTCCGGAAATGCAGCTTCATTGTTTCCAAGAGGGAATCTAATAAAGCTTCTTGCTCTTTACAGtctgtgatgctaggtggcagAAAGAACTCTAGAACATAATAGTCACTACCTGTGTCAGTACTCATTAAGCAAATGGCAAAGCAGCTAGTTAAGCCAAACATGCGTGCATAGTGTACCATGGGGTATTCAGTTTTTCCAAATCGAGTGATATCCCTGGAGAAACATGACCTAAGAGATGAAAATGCCCTCCCTGCCACTCCCTGCCCCTTTTGTAAGTGATGCTCAGCACAAGCATCGCGAAAACCCCACATGCGTGCATCTACAACATAGAATGCTACATCAGTTGTGGACATGCAGACTTGTCCCATGCAGCTTCCATCAAAGCTTGTACAGCTTCTCTTCACACCACCACCATTGGCCAGAACACTGCGATGCCTGCATGGAACCCATGTCTgagccaaaggaaatttgtggGTTTCACACACAACAGTTAATATCTCTAATATTTCAGCCAGGGCCTTTT is a window encoding:
- the LOC122664465 gene encoding protein NLP7-like isoform X2, producing MLELEGEEKSNFSQRSTQRDYIMDFDLDLDIDTSMLMMDQSQNPFLANPASPFPFASSSHNPLLLLSSSEQHSSPLWSFSDADEDPTARNTDSSAGNPDPGTGNPVTDEDKRSHVPGPRDLVPRECLIKERMMQALRYIKESTDKHVLAQVWAPVKHGNQYVLTTSGQPFVIDPHNNGLLQYRTVSLTYMFSVDGRNDENLGLPGRVFWQKLPEWTPNVQYYSSKEYPRRKHALHNNIKGSLALPIFEPSGKLCVGVLELIMTSQKINYAPEVDKICKALEAVNLKSSDVLDHPSQICNEGRQKALAEILEILTVVCETHKFPLAQTWVPCRHRSVLANGGGVKRSCTSFDGSCMGQVCMSTTDVAFYVVDARMWGFRDACAEHHLQKGQGVAGRAFSSLRSCFSRDITRFGKTEYPMVHYARMFGLTSCFAICLMSTDTGSDYYVLEFFLPPSITDCKEQEALLDSLLETMKLHFRSLRTASGKELEEEYRSVEIIEKSPDEKLNSKIECIQVSPSTKSPMGHNGSQNMVEVVQSNPLEQCVLDNYALKDRESLVITDESHTAVAFSDNKVTKRTLERRRGKTEKSISLEVLQQYFAGSLKDAAKSLGVCPTTMKRICRQHGISRWPSRKINKVNRSLNKLKHVIESVQGAEGAFSMTSLVASPIPVAVGSISWPANFNGPNQLLPGSKPSDQGGRDTTLPAYITPESDGHGDIRDQIIDGNGMLARQELIHKQNGVVTEYCSSPTESNVSKTISGSVAESEDTHNSHGSCQGSPVNGTAQFNGPFVSSIQEGVNIGISSAWACQLTHTIPPAAYSVPDATISTQQQAPLGGMVIEDARRSKDLRYFCGSTAEFCLDEQVADTSCIKRSDEASWQTMTPFSHKMPHVAANLEIGTITIKATYREDIIRFRLSLTSGMVKLKEEVAKRLKLEVGSFDIKYLDDDHEWVLLACDADWHECMDVSRLSGGRVIRLFVYDIVAMSESSGDLGGNTL
- the LOC122664465 gene encoding protein NLP7-like isoform X1, with the protein product MLELEGEEKSNFSQRSTQRDYIMDFDLDLDIDTSMLMMDQSQNPFLANPASPFPFASSSHNPLLLLSSSEQHSSPLWSFSDADEDPTARNTDSSAGGLWVADCSRLLPSNPDPGTGNPVTDEDKRSHVPGPRDLVPRECLIKERMMQALRYIKESTDKHVLAQVWAPVKHGNQYVLTTSGQPFVIDPHNNGLLQYRTVSLTYMFSVDGRNDENLGLPGRVFWQKLPEWTPNVQYYSSKEYPRRKHALHNNIKGSLALPIFEPSGKLCVGVLELIMTSQKINYAPEVDKICKALEAVNLKSSDVLDHPSQICNEGRQKALAEILEILTVVCETHKFPLAQTWVPCRHRSVLANGGGVKRSCTSFDGSCMGQVCMSTTDVAFYVVDARMWGFRDACAEHHLQKGQGVAGRAFSSLRSCFSRDITRFGKTEYPMVHYARMFGLTSCFAICLMSTDTGSDYYVLEFFLPPSITDCKEQEALLDSLLETMKLHFRSLRTASGKELEEEYRSVEIIEKSPDEKLNSKIECIQVSPSTKSPMGHNGSQNMVEVVQSNPLEQCVLDNYALKDRESLVITDESHTAVAFSDNKVTKRTLERRRGKTEKSISLEVLQQYFAGSLKDAAKSLGVCPTTMKRICRQHGISRWPSRKINKVNRSLNKLKHVIESVQGAEGAFSMTSLVASPIPVAVGSISWPANFNGPNQLLPGSKPSDQGGRDTTLPAYITPESDGHGDIRDQIIDGNGMLARQELIHKQNGVVTEYCSSPTESNVSKTISGSVAESEDTHNSHGSCQGSPVNGTAQFNGPFVSSIQEGVNIGISSAWACQLTHTIPPAAYSVPDATISTQQQAPLGGMVIEDARRSKDLRYFCGSTAEFCLDEQVADTSCIKRSDEASWQTMTPFSHKMPHVAANLEIGTITIKATYREDIIRFRLSLTSGMVKLKEEVAKRLKLEVGSFDIKYLDDDHEWVLLACDADWHECMDVSRLSGGRVIRLFVYDIVAMSESSGDLGGNTL